From Cydia pomonella isolate Wapato2018A chromosome 26, ilCydPomo1, whole genome shotgun sequence, one genomic window encodes:
- the LOC133531828 gene encoding chorion class CB protein M5H4-like, with protein sequence MSFKAVIFCAAALLVQSISAQRSCGCQSIEVSNNGGALTVTSAGPIAPSGIAVASDLGLSGDLDLSGTLPYLSAVAFEGKFDTSGSAPVCYGCGDCVAITQQIGGSSSCGCGRR encoded by the exons ATGTCTTTCAAGGCTGTGATTTTCTGTGCCGCTGCCTTATTGGTTCAG AGCATCTCCGCTCAGAGAAGCTGCGGCTGCCAGTCCATCGAGGTGTCCAACAATGGCGGAGCTTTAACCGTGACCAGCGCCGGCCCCATCGCGCCGTCCGGCATCGCCGTCGCCTCCGACCTCGGCCTGTCCGGCGACCTGGACCTGTCCGGTACGCTCCCGTACCTGAGCGCGGTGGCGTTCGAGGGCAAGTTTGACACCAGCGGTTCGGCGCCGGTGTGTTACGGCTGTGGGGACTGCGTCGCCATCACTCAGCAGATCGGCGGCTCCAGCAGCTGCGGGTGCGGCAGACGCTAA